Proteins co-encoded in one Populus trichocarpa isolate Nisqually-1 chromosome 10, P.trichocarpa_v4.1, whole genome shotgun sequence genomic window:
- the LOC7498011 gene encoding G-type lectin S-receptor-like serine/threonine-protein kinase SD1-1, with the protein MFGESSSRKNGTLADGREIAVKRLSKNSRQGLDEFKNEVKHIVKLQHRNLVRLLGCCIERDEKMLVYEFLPNKSLDFYIFDETHSLLLDWRQRYNIINGIARGLLYLHQDSRLRIIHRDLKTSNILLDYEMNPKISDFGLARSFGENETEASTNKVAGTYGYISPEYANYGLYSLKSDVFSFGVLVLEIVSGYRNRGFSHPDHHLNLIGHAWILFKQGRSLELVGESKVETPYLSEVLRSIHVGLLCVQENTEDRPNMSYVVLMLGNEDELPQPKQPGFFTERDLIEACYSSSQCKPPSANECSISLLEAR; encoded by the exons ATGTTTGGAGAAAGCAGCAGCAGAAAAAAC GGAACCCTTGCAGATGGACGAGAAATAGCTGTGAAGAGGCTCTCTAAGAATTCAAGACAAGGACTTGATGAATTCAAAAATGAAGTTAAACATATCGTGAAACTTCAGCATCGGAATCTAGTGAGGCTTCTTGGATGCTGCATTGAAAGAGATGAAAAGATGTTGGTCTACGAGTTTTTGCCTAACAAAAGCTTGGACTTCTATATTTTTG ATGAAACTCATAGCTTACTACTAGATTGGCGTCAGCGCTACAATATCATCAATGGGATTGCTCGTGGACTCCTTTATCTTCACCAAGATTCGAGACTAAGAATAATCCACAGAGATCTGAAAACCAGCAATATTTTGTTGGATTAcgaaatgaatccaaaaatctcAGACTTTGGCCTGGCTAGAAGttttggagaaaatgaaactgaaGCCAGTACTAATAAAGTGGCTGGAACGTA TGGTTACATATCTCCAGAGTATGCAAATTATGGACTCTACTCGCTAAAATCAGACGTCTTCAGCTTTGGTGTATTGGTGCTAGAAATAGTGAGTGGCTATAGGAACAGAGGATTCAGTCACCCAGATCACCACCTCAACCTTATCGGGCAT GCTTGGATACTGTTCAAACAAGGCAGGTCTCTAGAACTGGTTGGGGAATCAAAAGTTGAAACACCTTATTTATCTGAAGTACTACGTTCGATTCATGTGGGGCTATTGTGTGTGCAAGAAAATACAGAAGATAGGCCAAACATGTCATATGTGGTTTTGATGTTGGGTAATGAAGATGAACTGCCTCAGCCTAAACAACCAGGATTCTTCACTGAAAGGGATCTTATTGAAGCATGTTATTCATCAAGCCAGTGCAAACCACCTTCAGCGAACGAGTGCTCGATTTCATTGCTGGAGGCAAGATAG